The Chloroflexota bacterium DNA segment GGCGTGACGTGGGAAGGCCCCTCGCAGCCGCCCTTCCTCGCCGAGGACATCGGCGCAGGCGGCGACCCGGTCGTCGCATTTGACCGGGACGGCAACGTCTACGTGATCTTCATCTCCATTGGGGTGGAGGAGTTCACGGTCGGGCCCGCCGCGGACGCGGCCACGGTGTCCAGCATCGGCATCACCAAGTCGGAGGACGGCGGCCGGACGTGGAGCGAGCCCATCTCCACCTACCGCAGCACCATCGACAAGAACCTGGCGCCGGGCCGCACCGGACGCCTTGAGGGTGACATCAGCCTTGGGTTCCTAGACAAGCCGTGGCTGGCCATCGGCCCCAGCGCGGACGATCCGGACAAGGACATCATCTACGTCACCTACACGCACTTCGAGTCCGTGTACCCCATCGTCTTCCCGTTCTCCGGCAACTTCCCGTTCTTCGGCGTCCCGGTGCTTGAGACCTCCATCCAGGTCGTGAGCTCCGAGGACGGAGGGAGGAGCTGGAGCCAACCCGTGGTGGTCAGCCCCGTCGTGCGCAGGGTCTTTGCCGCGGGCAGCGGCTCCGAGCCCGACGCCTCCGAAGAGGGCTCCTCTGATGAGGCGCTACAGGAGTTGCAGGACGCCCCCGGGGAGGCCACCGGCTCGCAGCGCGTGCTGCAGGGATCGCAACCGCAGGTCGCGCCCGACGGCACCGTCTACGTCACGTGGCTGGACTCCACAGACGACGACTCCCAGGAGGGCCTCGCCGAAAACTACATCGCCCGCTCGGATGACGACGGCAAGACATTCGGGAAGCCGATCCGCACAAGCGTGTTCAATGAAACCGGCTTCTCGCCGCGCAACGGCTTCTTCCGCTACTGGGGATCGTCGTTCCCGCAGATTGCGACGGGACCCGGGGACGAGGTGTACGTGGTGTACACCGGGCGGCCGCCGGACTCGAGCGTGGACGACGGCGACATCTACTTCACGCGCTCACTGGACCGCGGCGAGACGTGGACCCGCGCCAGGGCGCTGAACGGCGACGAGACGCACCACCTGCAGTTCTTCCCCAGCATCGCCACGTCGCCGAACGGCGACCTGCACGTGATGTGGGGCGACTTCCGCGACGACCGCGCGCAGACGCGCTATCACATCTACTACACAACCTCCACGGACCAGGGCAACACCTGGGGCTTTCGTGACGAGGAGCTGGACATCGACACGCCGGACACGCGCGTGACCGACTTCCACTCCAACGCCAACAAGGGCTTTCCGGGAGGCGTCTTCATCGGTGACTACTTCTCCATCGCCGCCTCTGACAAGGACGTGTACATGACGTGGGCGGACACGCGCCTGGGTGAGTTCGGCCCGACAAACCAGAAGATCGGCTTCACGCGCCGCGCGGCAATACAGTCGCCGGAGGTGTTCCTGAACCCGCCGGCGGGCCCGGGCGGACAGCCGGTCACGCTGCAGGGCTTCAACTTCCAGCCCGACATCAACGTGCTCATCCGTGTCGGGGGCGTGTCCGTCGCCTCGGAGCGCACCAACGATCTCGGCCGGTTCACGAGCCAGGTGTTCATCCCGATCTCGGGCGAGGGGGCCCACGCCATCGATGTGTTTGACGACTCCGGCAACTTTGCAACATCGTCCTTCTTCATGGAGTTCGGGTTTGACAACATCCAGGACACCCAGGAAGACCTGGTGGACCGGATGGGGGCACTGGAGGCGCAATTACAAGGGTTAGGCGCGCTCGCGGCCGCGGCCGTCCCGGCACCGCCGTCGGAGCCCGCGCCAGCGACCGCGCCGGAGGTCGTCATACCAGAGATCCCGGCGCCGATCATCGAGGACACGCAGGCGCCGTGGTGGCTGCTGATCGTCGCCGTGGCCGGCACCGCCGTCGTGGTGGGCGGACTGGCGTTCCTCGCCGCGCGAAAGACCTCGTCCTAGCCGGGAGTGGGTAGTAGACGCATCGTTTATGACAAGTAAAATGCGGGGACACGCACCGTCCGGCGGCGCGTCCTCACGAGAGTATTGATAGCATAAGAGGAGGAGGCCACATGCAGGCCCGTCGATTCCGGCTCATGCTCACCCTGAGCGCTGTCATGCTCCTGGTCACCGCCCTCGGCGTGGGGAGCGCGTACGCCGCCAGCCCCGAGCAGTCGCAGACGGGACCGGCGGTGGACACGGTCTATTTCAAGGCCTTCCATGTAGACCGCGCGCCCCTGGACCTGGAGCAGGGGAACATGGACCTCTACCTCTTCGGCCTCAAGACGGCGGCGGCCACCGAACTCCGGGGCCGCGACGACCTGCAGATCTTCGAGGCCCCGGCCACAACGCTATCCATCATCCTGAACCCGGCGGAGGCTCCCGAGGGGCAGCTCAACCCCTTCTCCATCCGCGACGTCCGCTGGGCCATGCAGCACCTGGTCAACCGGGAGTTCGTGGCGGGGGAGATCTACCGCGGCATGGCGGACCCCATGGTCACGCACGTCAGTCCGACCGACTTCGACCAGCTCACGGTCTTCGACCTGATCCGCGACCTGAACATTCGCTACGACCCTGAGTACGCGCGCGGCCTCATCAACGACGCCATGACGGACGCCGGGGCCGAGATGGCCGACGGCGTGTGGAACTACAACGGCAGGCCCATCCGCATCAAGTTCATCATCCGCATCGAGGACGAGCGCCGCGAGATAGGCGACCTGGTCCGCGCGGAGCTTCGCGAGGCGGGCTTCCAGGTGGACCCGGTGTACCAGAACTTCGCGCCCGCCATCCTGACGGTCTACTCGTCCAACCCGCAGACCTTTGAGTGGCACCTGTACACGGAGGGCTGGGGCCGCTCCGCCCCCAACCGGTACGACTACTCGTCGATCAACCAGTTCACGGCGCCGTGGACCGGCGGGATGCCCGGATGGCGAGAGGCCGGCTTCTGGCAGTACGAGAACGAGGAGCTCGACGAGATCGGCCAGCGCATCTTCACGGGTGAGTTCAGCAACGAGGGGGAGCGCAACGAGCTCTACGAGCGCGCCACCCGCATCGCCGTGGAGGACTCGGTGCGCATATGGGTCGCGACGGTGCAAAACAGCTTCGCGGCCAACAGCGCCCTCACCGGCGTCACGCAGGACCTGGTCGCCGGGCCGAAGGCGCCGTGGACGCTGCGCGAGGCCGAGGTGCCAGGTCAGAGCGAGCTGACCGTCGGGCACCTCTGGGTGTGGACGGAGCGGACGACGTGGAACCCCGTCGGCGGCTTCGGGGACGTCTACAGCACGGACATCTGGCGCAACTTGAACGACCCGCCCATCTGGAACCATCCCTTCTCCGGGGTGCCGCAGCCGGTGCGGGCCTCGTTCGAGGTGGAGACCGCGGGGCCGTCGGGCAAGCTGTCCGTGCCCTCGGACGCGGTCATGGTCGACCCGCCGACGGACACATGGAAGAACGTGCCCGCCGGGACGCAGGCGACCAGCAAGGTGACCCTCGACTACAGCAAGTACTTCTCGGCGGAGTGGCACCACGGCATCGACATCACGATGGCGGACGTCCTCTACTCCATCTACCAGGGCTTCGACATGGCCTACGACGAGGAGAAATCCAAGGTGGAGCGCGCGCTGGCCGTGACGGCGCGCCCTTTCCTGGAGACCTTCAAGGGCATCCGCGTGCTGGACGAGAACCGGCTGGAGGTCTACGTGGACTTCTGGCACTTCGAGGAGAACTACATCGCGTCCTACGCGAGCCCGTCCAGCGTGTCCATGCCGTGGGAAGTGCTGGCGGCCATGGACGACCTGGTCTTCAACCAGCGGCGCGCCGCCTACAGCGACACCGCCGCCGCCCGCTTCGACGTGCCGTGGATCAGCCTGGTGCAGGACCGCGACGCACGGCTCGTCCGCACGACGCTGCTCGACTTTCAGCGCAACGACACGGTTCCCGAGAGCGTGTTCACCGTCAATGGACGGTCGTACGTGACGGCGGGCGAGGCGCAGGACCGCTACCAGGCGGTGCTCGACTGGTTCAGCGAGCACAACCTGATGGTCATCAGCAACGGCCCGTTCATGCTCACCCGCTACGACCCGCCGGCGCAGTTCGCAGAGCTGACGGCCAACCGGCACCCGGACTACCCCTTCTCCAAGGGCGACTTCAGCTTCGGCGAGGCCGAGCTAGTGCGGCTGTCGGACACGCCATCTGCGCTGCAGATCGGCGCGGCCAACGCGTTGACGGTGCAGGTGGACGGCCCCGGCACCGTTGGGCTGCAGTACACGCTCTTCGACCCGGCGGAGAACAAGGTGCTGGCGATGGGGCAGGCGCAGTCCGGCGCGGGAGGCGCGTTCACCATCGCGCTTGACCAGGCTGTCGGCGACAACCTGCAGCCCGGCCTGTATCAGCTCTACCTCGGCGGGTACAGCGACGCCGTCTCCAGCATGACGCAGCGGCGCATCGACCTGGAGGCGTCGCTGGACGCCGTGGTGACGCCGAGCACCACGACGGCCACCACCATGGACACCGCGCAACCTGCGGCGACGACGGCCGCGGGGCAGCCCGAGGCGCAGACGCCAACGCAGCAGGACACCGGCGGCGGTTGCGGCCGCGGGGAGCAGGCGGAGTCGGTGTACGCGCTGGCGGGGCTCGCGCTGTTGGGGTTGGTGTTCCGGCGGCGGTTCTGGCGGTAGGGACCTCATTCAAGATGAACTCAGCAGGGGCGGCTCCTTTGGGACCGTCCCTTTCTTTGACCCGTACTCGCGCTTTGCCCCGTTGCCTTCGGTATACTGGTGCGAGCGGCACTGCGCCGCGCCGATACTGAACCTGACGGAGGAGCCCATTGGCCCTCGTCCGCACCCTTGGCATTCGCGCCGCAACGCTGCTGGGCGTGCTGCTCACTGTGCTTGTGCTGCTCGTGGTGACGCTGGGCTCCACCGGGTTCTCCGACCGCATCCTGACAGCCGTCATCAACGAGGAGATCCGCGCCCTCCGCACGGCGCAGGCGACGCAGGCCCGCGACACGGACGCGCTCGAGGAGGCGCTGGAGGTCAGGAGGCAGGAGCTCATCGTCTTCTACGACCTCGACAAGGCGTGGTGGGAGCGGATGCCGGCGACCGTCTTCCGCGTCATCACCCTGGACCTCGGCGAGGCGCGCACGCTGCGCAGCTCCGAGGGGAGCCGCCGCGTCTCCGACATCGTGCTGGAGCGGCTACCGAACACGGCCATCCTCCTGACGACGAGCCTCATCATCACGGCGGTCATCGGGCTTGCGGTGGGCGTCAAGATGGCGACACGCGTCGGCACGCGCCTCGACCGCGTCGTGTCCTTTGGGGCGGCGGTGTCATTCGCGCTGCCGGCGTGGTGGACGGGCATCCTGCTGATCCTGCTGCTCTCATTCCAGTTCAACATCCTGCCGAGCGGGGGCATGTTCAGCACGCCGCCTCCGGAGGGCGGCATAGCGCGCTTCTTCGACCTGCTGAAGCACGCCATCCTGCCCATCATCACCCTCGTGCTGGTGAGCGTCGGGCCGTACCTGTACGCCGTGCGGACGATGACGCTGAACGTGGCGCAGGAAGACCACGTGCTTGTCGCGCGCGCCAAGGGCCTCGCCGAGAGCGCGGTCATGCGGCAGCACATCCTGCGCGTTGCGGCGCCGCCCATCGTGACGGGGCTCATCCTGAGCCTCGTCGGCTCCCTTGGCGGCTCCATCCTCGTCGAGACGGTGTTCAACTGGAACGGCATGGGCCGCCTCTACTTCGAGGCGGTGGCGGGCACGCCGGACGAGGGCCTAATCGTCGCGCTCACCTTCATCTTCACGCTGATGTACGTGGTGGCGCGCTTCGTGCTGGAGGTGCTCTACCTCCTGCTTGACCCGAGGGTACGGTACAGCGGATGAACGCAACATTCAGCGGCGCGGTGAGGGTGCTCGTGGGGAGCGCTATCGGGAAGGCGGGGCTGGCCCTGCTGGGCTTCCTGGTGGCCGTGTCCGTATGGGTGCTTGCCACCTACCCCCTCGACTTTGGGACGCGGGAGTGGAGCAACCCCGCCGTGTGGGCCGACAACCCCAAGGCCGTGCCCCCGACGTGGACGAACATTTTCCCCGGGTCGGACAACGTCGCCCACGCGACGCTCGTCACCGCCGAGCCGGACGATGTGCGCACCGCCGGAAGCGTGACGGCGGAGACGTATCGGCTGCCCCTCGCGCACACCTTCGACGGCTTTCCGACGTTCATCTCCTTCTCGCTGGAGCCGGTCACGTTCTACGGGCGGCCGCCGCTCATCACGCTCGCGCTCGAGCGGCCCGACGGCGGCACGGTGCGGCTGCTGCAGCACGTGCCCTCCGGCTCACGCGACGGCGAGGACGGGCCGTTCGTGCGTTACGTAAACAACCCGTACCGCATTCTCCTGAGCACGGAGGAAACCTTCCGCTCGGCACTCGCCGACTACCACAACGAGCGCTACGGCACGGCGTTCGACGAGCGGGACCTGCGCGGCTTTGGCGACCACGCGGCCTTCGGCACGCCGACGGCGGGAGAGGATGTTGCCTTCGAGCCGTTGGAGGGTGAGTACACCTTTGTCGTCACCGCCACCTTCGCCGACGAGAACGACAGCATGGACGGCGCAAAGGTTGTGGTGGGCGGGGACGTGTTCGGCGGCATGGGGTCGGACTCGCAGGGGCGCGACCTGTTCGTGGGGCTGCTGTTCGGGTTCCCGGTGGCGCTCTTCATCGGACTGCTGGCGTCAACGCTCACGACGGGCATTGGGGCGTCGCTGGGCATCATGAGCGGCTACCTCGGCGGCTGGGTGGACACGGCCATCCAGCGGCTGGCGGACGTCGTCGCGAATGTGCCGCTGCTGCCCATCCTCATCTTCATGGTCATCGTGCTGGGGTCCAACCTCTTCCTCATCATCCTTGTGCTCGTTGCGTTCAGTTGGCCAGGGCTCACGATCCTCATTCGCAGCATGGTGCTGCAGCTCCGCTCGGGGCAGCTGGTGGAGGCGACGAAGGCGCTGGGGGCGTCGCAGCGGCGCGTGATGCTGCGGCACATCTTCCCGCAGACGGCGCCGTACGTCTTCGCGCAGATGATCTTCTTCACGCCGGCGGCAATCCTTGCGGAGGCGGGCCTCAGCTTCCTCGGCCTCGGCGACCCGTCGATTCCGACGTGGGGGCAGATACTGGAGCAGGGTTTCCGCACGGGGGCGGTGTACGTCGGCTACTGGTGGTGGGTGCTGCCGCCGGGGCTGCTCATCGTGCTGACGGCGATGGCCTTC contains these protein-coding regions:
- a CDS encoding sialidase family protein, with protein sequence MKRSIRLVVGLLALILLLTAAPHAALAEGPENDANAQADPEELNRRAPQVVSPFFNEVENYVNVAPFTYLTPFTDILSSSVGIMARGMDPRGPLNYTHKARNNYGPPPGLAWENIPEVFMAPAAPPTAPVSQGAGLVPFRDPAPAFSRNILIPRDFSNSPIQTEPHIAVNPNDPDHLVMGAVDYNFPNISIYVSIDGGVTWEGPSQPPFLAEDIGAGGDPVVAFDRDGNVYVIFISIGVEEFTVGPAADAATVSSIGITKSEDGGRTWSEPISTYRSTIDKNLAPGRTGRLEGDISLGFLDKPWLAIGPSADDPDKDIIYVTYTHFESVYPIVFPFSGNFPFFGVPVLETSIQVVSSEDGGRSWSQPVVVSPVVRRVFAAGSGSEPDASEEGSSDEALQELQDAPGEATGSQRVLQGSQPQVAPDGTVYVTWLDSTDDDSQEGLAENYIARSDDDGKTFGKPIRTSVFNETGFSPRNGFFRYWGSSFPQIATGPGDEVYVVYTGRPPDSSVDDGDIYFTRSLDRGETWTRARALNGDETHHLQFFPSIATSPNGDLHVMWGDFRDDRAQTRYHIYYTTSTDQGNTWGFRDEELDIDTPDTRVTDFHSNANKGFPGGVFIGDYFSIAASDKDVYMTWADTRLGEFGPTNQKIGFTRRAAIQSPEVFLNPPAGPGGQPVTLQGFNFQPDINVLIRVGGVSVASERTNDLGRFTSQVFIPISGEGAHAIDVFDDSGNFATSSFFMEFGFDNIQDTQEDLVDRMGALEAQLQGLGALAAAAVPAPPSEPAPATAPEVVIPEIPAPIIEDTQAPWWLLIVAVAGTAVVVGGLAFLAARKTSS
- a CDS encoding ABC transporter substrate-binding protein, with the protein product MQARRFRLMLTLSAVMLLVTALGVGSAYAASPEQSQTGPAVDTVYFKAFHVDRAPLDLEQGNMDLYLFGLKTAAATELRGRDDLQIFEAPATTLSIILNPAEAPEGQLNPFSIRDVRWAMQHLVNREFVAGEIYRGMADPMVTHVSPTDFDQLTVFDLIRDLNIRYDPEYARGLINDAMTDAGAEMADGVWNYNGRPIRIKFIIRIEDERREIGDLVRAELREAGFQVDPVYQNFAPAILTVYSSNPQTFEWHLYTEGWGRSAPNRYDYSSINQFTAPWTGGMPGWREAGFWQYENEELDEIGQRIFTGEFSNEGERNELYERATRIAVEDSVRIWVATVQNSFAANSALTGVTQDLVAGPKAPWTLREAEVPGQSELTVGHLWVWTERTTWNPVGGFGDVYSTDIWRNLNDPPIWNHPFSGVPQPVRASFEVETAGPSGKLSVPSDAVMVDPPTDTWKNVPAGTQATSKVTLDYSKYFSAEWHHGIDITMADVLYSIYQGFDMAYDEEKSKVERALAVTARPFLETFKGIRVLDENRLEVYVDFWHFEENYIASYASPSSVSMPWEVLAAMDDLVFNQRRAAYSDTAAARFDVPWISLVQDRDARLVRTTLLDFQRNDTVPESVFTVNGRSYVTAGEAQDRYQAVLDWFSEHNLMVISNGPFMLTRYDPPAQFAELTANRHPDYPFSKGDFSFGEAELVRLSDTPSALQIGAANALTVQVDGPGTVGLQYTLFDPAENKVLAMGQAQSGAGGAFTIALDQAVGDNLQPGLYQLYLGGYSDAVSSMTQRRIDLEASLDAVVTPSTTTATTMDTAQPAATTAAGQPEAQTPTQQDTGGGCGRGEQAESVYALAGLALLGLVFRRRFWR
- a CDS encoding ABC transporter permease, translating into MALVRTLGIRAATLLGVLLTVLVLLVVTLGSTGFSDRILTAVINEEIRALRTAQATQARDTDALEEALEVRRQELIVFYDLDKAWWERMPATVFRVITLDLGEARTLRSSEGSRRVSDIVLERLPNTAILLTTSLIITAVIGLAVGVKMATRVGTRLDRVVSFGAAVSFALPAWWTGILLILLLSFQFNILPSGGMFSTPPPEGGIARFFDLLKHAILPIITLVLVSVGPYLYAVRTMTLNVAQEDHVLVARAKGLAESAVMRQHILRVAAPPIVTGLILSLVGSLGGSILVETVFNWNGMGRLYFEAVAGTPDEGLIVALTFIFTLMYVVARFVLEVLYLLLDPRVRYSG
- a CDS encoding ABC transporter permease — translated: MNATFSGAVRVLVGSAIGKAGLALLGFLVAVSVWVLATYPLDFGTREWSNPAVWADNPKAVPPTWTNIFPGSDNVAHATLVTAEPDDVRTAGSVTAETYRLPLAHTFDGFPTFISFSLEPVTFYGRPPLITLALERPDGGTVRLLQHVPSGSRDGEDGPFVRYVNNPYRILLSTEETFRSALADYHNERYGTAFDERDLRGFGDHAAFGTPTAGEDVAFEPLEGEYTFVVTATFADENDSMDGAKVVVGGDVFGGMGSDSQGRDLFVGLLFGFPVALFIGLLASTLTTGIGASLGIMSGYLGGWVDTAIQRLADVVANVPLLPILIFMVIVLGSNLFLIILVLVAFSWPGLTILIRSMVLQLRSGQLVEATKALGASQRRVMLRHIFPQTAPYVFAQMIFFTPAAILAEAGLSFLGLGDPSIPTWGQILEQGFRTGAVYVGYWWWVLPPGLLIVLTAMAFVLLALAIEPVLNPRLRTMR